From Erigeron canadensis isolate Cc75 chromosome 8, C_canadensis_v1, whole genome shotgun sequence, one genomic window encodes:
- the LOC122580301 gene encoding protein DOWNSTREAM OF FLC-like, translated as MSKQLVLIALCLLPVFTTALVSSNPFRLKGRVYCDTCNAGFETSATTYIAGATVRVECLDRYTMSLKYTLSAVTDATGTYEMEVPTDHGDQKCECTLVKSPDSKCAQPSIGRNRATVILTRNNGMNNDARYANAMGFATTTPLPGCKELIRSYFADV; from the exons ATGTCGAAACAGTTGGTTCTCATCGCTCTCTGCCTCCTTCCAGTCTTCACCACTGCCTTAGTCTCTAGCAACCCGTTCCGCCTCAAGGGCCGTGTCTATTGCGACACTTGCAATGCCGGTTTTGAAACCTCTGCCACCACATACATCGCTG GTGCGACGGTTAGAGTCGAGTGCTTGGACAGGTATACAATGAGCTTGAAGTACACCCTTAGTGCGGTCACTGATGCCACCGGGACATACGAGATGGAAGTACCAACCGATCACGGTGATCAAAAATGTGAGTGTACCCTCGTGAAGAGCCCAGACAGCAAGTGTGCCCAGCCCAGCATTGGTCGCAACCGAGCAACTGTCATCCTTACACGCAACAATGGCATGAACAACGATGCTCGTTATGCTAACGCTATGGGTTTCGCGACAACAACTCCATTGCCCGGATGCAAGGAGCTCATCAGATCTTACTTTGCGGATGTCTAG
- the LOC122579983 gene encoding nitrate regulatory gene2 protein, producing the protein MGISSSKTEKCEALRLCKERKKFLKKAIDSRYDFAAAHLTYIQSLKNIGISLYKFAESEVVLLDNLDPSANLTQNEQTPNLSPLTPQAGGGSGVSSLSYMRSSVSNAVTVSLNPSNIDISTNNRVYVNDVDFTMPPPPPPPFESGSTWDYFGPNDENESFRFVGHDGFHVNFDNMSVRKDFDVKDSGVDGGVVGRDESAKTDGNGSDGVASKTVELDNGSDSVGGGVLVCRNSQAESNKDSCLTEGEREDPSEFITHRAKDFLSSIKDIESRFFRASECGKEVSRMLEADKIWVGYSEAKGSSTASSLLCVNCCRGKTALVSHEPQHVTKVITWKRSTSSHSSSSRNPLASTSKDDNDDSGSDFIEEFCMIAGSHSSTLDRLYAWERKLYDEVKASESIRKEYDRKCDTLRHQFAKDQKTHVIDKTRALVKDLHSRIIVALHTVDSISKRIEKMRDEELQPQLLELIQGLNRMWKAMLECHHAQYITISLAYHIKKQKNGTRQEERNKQIMDELQNEIECFGLSFADMVNSQTSYVESINSWLQNCIIQPKERLRKRPWSPRRSVGPPIFVICRDWSAGIQSLPSQELNDAIKAFLAHLHQHSAQDVDQKETSLTGEEDKGEEERKNDDETPLNLRSMHSSLTKVLDGLTKFSEASLKMYEDIKQKSEAAQSMYSNYRPPPRAFSI; encoded by the exons ATGGGGATATCAAGTTCTAAAACAGAGAAATGTGAAGCATTACGTTTatgcaaagaaagaaaaaaattcctCAAAAAAGCAATTGATTCAAGGTATGATTTTGCAGCTGCTCATCTTACTTACATTCAATCCCTTAAAAACATAGgaatttctttatataaatttgcAGAATCTGAGGTTGTTTTGTTAGATAATTTAGACCCATCTGCTAACTTGACTCAAAATGAACAAACCCCGAATCTTTCGCCCTTGACGCCGCAAGCCGGCGGTGGGTCCGGTGTGTCGAGTTTGAGTTATATGAGGTCTAGTGTGAGCAATGCAGTTACTGTTAGTTTAAATCCTAGTAATATTGATATTAGTACTAATAATAGGGTTTATGTGAATGATGTGGATTTTACAATGCCGCCCCCTCCCCCGCCCCCGTTTGAATCCGGGTCTACGTGGGATTATTTTGGTCCAAATGATGAAAATGAGAGTTTTAGATTTGTGGGTCATGATGGGTTTCATGtgaattttgataatatgagCGTGCGTAAAGATTTTGATGTTAAAGATAGTGGTGTGGATGGGGGAGTTGTGGGGCGTGATGAGTCTGCGAAAACTGATGGAAATGGGTCGGATGGTGTTGCTTCAAAAACGGTGGAATTGGATAATGGAAGTGATTctgttggtggtggtgttttGGTTTGTAGAAATTCTCAAGCGGAATCGAATAAAGATAGTTGTTTGACTGAGGGAGAAAGAGAGGATCCTTCTGAGTTTATTACACATAGGGCTAAGGATTTTCTTTCTAGCATCAAAGACATTGAGAGTCGGTTCTTTCGAGCATCTGAATGTGGGAAAGAAGTTTCGAGAATGTTGGAGGCAGATAAAATCTGGGTTGGCTATTCTGAGGCTAAAG GGAGCTCGACCGCATCAAGTTTGTTGTGTGTTAATTGTTGTAGAGGAAAAACAGCTCTGGTTTCACATG AACCTCAACATGTGACAAAAGTTATTACATGGAAGCGGTCAACATCCTCACATTCATCATCTTCACGAAACCCTTTAGCTTCAACATCGaaagatgataatgatgatagtGGAAGCGATTTTATAGAAGAATTTTGCATGATTGCTGGAAGCCATTCTTCGACTCTTGATAGACTTTATGCATGGGAAAGGAAGCTCTATGATGAAGTGAAG GCCAGTGAATCTATTAGGAAAGAATATGACAGAAAGTGTGACACGCTGAGACACCAATTTGCGAAGGATCAAAAAACGCATGTGATTGATAAAACACGAGCTCTAGTGAAAgatcttcattcaagaatcatAGTTGCCCTGCACACTGTTGATTCCATATCTAAACGGATTGAAAAAATGAGAGACGAAGAGTTACAACCACAACTCCTAGAACTCATTCAAGG CCTAAACAGGATGTGGAAAGCTATGCTCGAGTGCCATCACGCACAGTATATAACTATCTCATTAGCTTACCATATAAAGAAACAGAAAAATGGAACTCGTCAAGAAGAAAGAAACAAGCAGATAATGGATGAACTTCAAAACGAGATTGAATGCTTTGGTTTAAGCTTTGCAGACATGGTAAACAGTCAAACTTCATATGTTGAATCAATCAACAGTTGGCTCCAAAACTGCATCATACAACCTAAAGAACGTCTGAGAAAGCGACCCTGGTCTCCTCGAAGGTCTGTGGGTCCACCTATATTTGTAATATGTCGTGATTGGTCAGCTGGAATCCAAAGTCTCCCTTCTCAAGAACTAAATGATGCCATTAAAGCGTTTTTAGCTCATCTCCATCAGCATTCAGCTCAAGATGTTGACCAAAAAGAGACCTCTTTGACTGGAGAGGAGGATAAAGGTGAAGAAGAAAGGAAGAATGATGATGAGACGCCTTTGAACTTGCGGTCAATGCATTCGAGTTTGACTAAAGTTCTTGATGGGTTAACCAAGTTTTCCGAGGCTTCATTGAAGATGTATGAAGATATTAAGCAGAAAAGTGAGGCTGCTCAAAGTATGTATTCAAATTACAGGCCACCACCAAGAGCTTTCAGCATATGA